Proteins encoded together in one Bacteroides zoogleoformans window:
- a CDS encoding acetate--CoA ligase family protein has protein sequence MITNQLLRPDSIVVVGASNNVHKPGGAILRNLIQGGYTGELRAVNPKEAEVQGIVAFADVKDIPDTDLAILAIPASLCPDVVEVLAAEKQVRAFIILSAGFGEETREGALLENRILDTVNKYGASLIGPNCIGLLNTWHHSVFSQPIPQLHSKGVDLISSSGATAVFILESAVTKGLQFNSVWSVGNAKQIGVEDVLQYMDEHFNPETDSKIKLLYIESIGDPDRMLFHASSLIRKGCRIAAIKAGSSESGSRAASSHTGAIASSDSAVEALFRKAGVVRCYSREELTTVGCIFTLPELKGKNFAIITHAGGPGVMLTDALSKGGLNVPKLEGPVAEELKSKLYPGASVGNPIDILATGTPEHLRLCLDYCEEKFDEIDAVMAIFGTPGLVTMFEMYDVLHEKMQTCRKPIFPILPSINTAGAEVDAFLAKGHVNFADEVTLGTALSRIVNAPRPANNEIELFGVDVPRIRRIIDSIAEDGYIEPHRVQALLHSAGIPVVEEFVSDKKEEVLAFARRTGFPVVAKVVGPVHKSDVGGVVLNIKSEQHLALEFDRMMQIPEACAVMVQPMLKGTELFIGAKYEAKFGHVVLCGLGGIFVEVLKDVSSGLAPLSYEEAYSMIRSLRSYKIIKGTRGQKGLNEDKFAEIIVRLSTLLRFATEIKEMDINPLLATDKQVVAVDARIRIEKKRE, from the coding sequence ATGATAACAAATCAATTGCTTCGACCGGACAGCATCGTGGTGGTGGGAGCATCCAACAATGTACACAAGCCCGGAGGAGCCATCCTAAGAAACCTTATCCAAGGAGGATATACGGGCGAACTCCGTGCCGTGAATCCCAAGGAAGCCGAAGTGCAGGGCATTGTCGCCTTTGCCGACGTGAAAGACATCCCCGACACCGATTTGGCGATTCTCGCCATCCCCGCCTCGCTCTGCCCCGATGTAGTGGAGGTGCTTGCCGCCGAAAAACAGGTACGTGCCTTCATCATTCTGTCGGCAGGCTTCGGCGAAGAGACCCGTGAAGGAGCTTTGCTCGAGAACCGTATATTAGACACGGTGAATAAATACGGCGCATCGCTGATTGGCCCTAACTGCATCGGTCTGCTGAATACTTGGCATCACAGCGTGTTCAGCCAACCCATTCCGCAGCTTCATTCAAAAGGAGTAGATCTGATATCCAGTTCGGGTGCCACAGCGGTGTTCATCTTGGAGAGTGCAGTCACTAAAGGTTTGCAGTTCAATTCCGTATGGTCTGTGGGCAATGCCAAACAGATTGGTGTGGAAGATGTGCTGCAATACATGGACGAGCATTTCAACCCGGAAACAGACTCCAAGATAAAACTCCTTTATATAGAAAGCATCGGAGACCCCGACCGCATGCTCTTTCACGCCTCCTCACTCATCCGCAAAGGATGCCGCATCGCCGCCATCAAGGCAGGCAGCAGCGAAAGCGGGAGCAGGGCTGCCAGTTCACACACGGGTGCCATTGCAAGCAGCGACTCCGCCGTAGAGGCTTTGTTCCGCAAGGCAGGAGTGGTGCGTTGCTACTCGCGCGAGGAGCTGACAACGGTAGGTTGCATTTTCACCCTGCCCGAGCTGAAAGGAAAGAATTTCGCCATCATCACCCATGCGGGAGGCCCGGGCGTGATGCTGACCGACGCCTTGAGCAAAGGCGGACTGAATGTGCCGAAATTGGAAGGTCCGGTGGCGGAAGAGCTGAAAAGCAAGCTTTACCCCGGCGCATCGGTGGGCAACCCCATCGACATTCTGGCCACGGGTACTCCGGAGCATCTACGCTTGTGTCTGGATTATTGCGAGGAGAAGTTCGACGAGATAGATGCCGTGATGGCTATTTTCGGTACGCCGGGATTAGTGACCATGTTCGAAATGTACGACGTGCTGCACGAAAAGATGCAGACCTGCCGTAAACCGATTTTCCCCATCCTGCCTTCCATCAATACAGCGGGAGCCGAGGTAGATGCTTTTCTTGCCAAAGGACATGTGAACTTTGCCGACGAGGTGACGCTGGGCACGGCACTTTCGCGCATCGTGAATGCTCCTCGTCCTGCCAATAATGAAATAGAATTGTTCGGAGTGGACGTTCCCCGCATACGCCGTATTATCGACTCCATTGCCGAAGACGGTTACATCGAGCCACATAGGGTGCAGGCTTTGCTTCACTCGGCCGGCATTCCGGTAGTAGAGGAGTTCGTTTCGGACAAAAAAGAAGAAGTGCTTGCTTTTGCCCGTCGCACAGGTTTCCCGGTGGTGGCAAAGGTCGTAGGGCCGGTGCATAAGTCCGATGTGGGCGGTGTGGTGCTGAATATCAAGAGCGAGCAGCATCTGGCGCTGGAGTTCGATCGTATGATGCAGATTCCCGAAGCCTGCGCCGTCATGGTGCAGCCCATGCTGAAGGGCACGGAACTGTTTATCGGCGCTAAGTATGAAGCGAAGTTCGGCCACGTGGTGCTTTGCGGTTTGGGAGGCATCTTCGTGGAGGTACTGAAGGATGTATCTTCCGGTTTAGCGCCTTTGTCATACGAAGAGGCCTACTCCATGATTCGTTCGCTGCGTTCTTATAAAATCATCAAAGGCACACGCGGGCAGAAAGGACTGAACGAAGATAAGTTTGCCGAAATTATCGTGCGTCTCTCCACCCTGCTGCGTTTTGCCACCGAAATAAAGGAGATGGACATCAATCCGCTGCTTGCAACGGACAAGCAGGTGGTGGCGGTAGATGCACGCATACGGATAGAGAAAAAGCGGGAGTGA
- a CDS encoding radical SAM-associated putative lipoprotein, which translates to MKKWKRQWLTACNEVLSGMLTLLGFASCIGGEAPAEYGMPYAKYEIKGKVQNEKKQPLKGMRMIVKEHPPVASSYYSDRKDTLYTENTGEYAFKKEDAWPRMSYRIVCEDPAGVYKADSVDVEMKPEGGKGNWYEGSDSKTVDFELKKKQQ; encoded by the coding sequence ATGAAAAAATGGAAAAGACAATGGCTGACTGCCTGCAATGAAGTGTTATCCGGGATGTTGACCTTATTGGGGTTTGCATCGTGTATAGGAGGTGAAGCCCCGGCTGAATACGGGATGCCATACGCCAAGTATGAAATCAAGGGGAAGGTACAGAACGAAAAGAAGCAGCCGCTGAAGGGCATGCGCATGATTGTGAAAGAGCATCCTCCGGTAGCGAGCAGCTACTATTCCGATCGGAAAGATACGCTTTATACGGAAAACACGGGTGAATATGCTTTCAAAAAAGAGGATGCATGGCCTCGTATGAGCTATCGGATTGTCTGCGAAGACCCTGCCGGCGTATATAAAGCCGATTCCGTGGATGTGGAGATGAAACCGGAAGGGGGTAAAGGCAATTGGTATGAAGGCAGCGACAGCAAGACAGTAGATTTTGAACTGAAGAAAAAACAACAATAA
- a CDS encoding TIGR04133 family radical SAM/SPASM protein: MAALSIRKRLALEVACRIRNNRKELHPLKQLFWECTQRCNLHCKHCGSDCKRTSEVKDMPAADFLRVIDSITPHVNPREVNIVITGGEPLMRDDLEEVGLALYRRGYPWGLVSNGLYLTAERLQGLMEAGLHAITISLDGFADEHNWLRGHPDSYDRAMDAIKRLVCEPELTWDVVTCVNRRNYPHLEAIKSSLYNSGVRHWRLFTIFPVGRAARHPELQLTDEEFTGLMEFIKGVRKEKKMHLSYGCEGFLGNYEGDVRDNFYSCNAGISVGSVLIDGSISACPSIRSNFHQGNICRDDFMEVWENRFHAFRHREWMKKGACADCSFFRYCEGNGMHLRDEMGEPLLCHLKRLS; this comes from the coding sequence GTGGCAGCCCTTTCCATCCGTAAACGTCTGGCGCTGGAGGTGGCGTGTAGAATCCGCAACAACCGAAAAGAGCTGCATCCGTTGAAGCAACTCTTCTGGGAGTGTACGCAGCGTTGCAACCTTCATTGCAAGCATTGCGGCAGCGATTGCAAGCGCACTTCCGAGGTGAAAGACATGCCTGCCGCAGACTTCCTGCGAGTGATTGATTCCATCACACCCCATGTCAACCCGAGAGAAGTGAACATCGTTATCACCGGTGGCGAGCCGTTGATGCGCGATGACTTGGAGGAAGTGGGCCTTGCCCTCTACCGTCGCGGCTATCCGTGGGGGCTGGTATCCAACGGCCTTTACCTCACCGCCGAGCGTTTGCAGGGCTTGATGGAGGCGGGGCTTCATGCCATCACCATCAGTCTGGACGGTTTTGCCGATGAACACAACTGGCTGCGGGGGCATCCTGACAGCTACGACAGGGCGATGGATGCCATCAAACGATTGGTGTGTGAGCCCGAACTGACGTGGGACGTGGTTACTTGCGTCAATCGCCGCAACTATCCTCACCTCGAAGCAATCAAGTCGTCGCTGTATAATAGTGGTGTGCGGCATTGGCGGCTGTTCACCATCTTTCCCGTAGGCCGTGCGGCGCGGCATCCAGAGCTTCAATTGACGGACGAAGAGTTCACGGGGCTGATGGAGTTCATCAAAGGTGTACGTAAGGAGAAGAAGATGCACCTAAGCTATGGGTGCGAAGGGTTCTTGGGCAATTACGAGGGTGATGTGCGTGACAACTTCTATTCCTGCAATGCCGGCATCAGCGTGGGTTCCGTGCTGATAGACGGCTCCATATCGGCCTGCCCCAGCATTCGCAGCAATTTCCATCAGGGCAATATCTGTCGCGATGATTTCATGGAGGTGTGGGAAAATCGTTTTCACGCTTTCCGTCACCGCGAGTGGATGAAGAAAGGCGCTTGCGCCGATTGCAGCTTCTTTCGCTATTGCGAGGGAAACGGAATGCACTTGCGCGATGAGATGGGAGAGCCGTTGCTCTGCCATCTCAAACGATTGTCGTAA
- a CDS encoding sialate O-acetylesterase gives MRSKVLAFILLCCAVSMGAKVKLPALMGDNMILQQQAEVKLWGAAAPKAEVRVTPSWDGQTRTCRADKDGRWLLTVKTPVAGYTPYEICFDDGEKTTLKNILVGEVWLASGQSNMEMPLKGFAGCCTLNGVDDIIASAENKGVRMFTVPKHQAYEPQTDCKSSWKVSSIETAPDFGATAYHFATSLSRALRIPVGIINSSYGGSTVEGWINRELLETYPDISLHRDSIEKRHPMHRPMLMYNAMLKPLQNYTIKGIIWYQGESNVGRHDTYAGRLADMVNLWRTEWGLGNIPFYFVEIAPYAYGEEQGQAAAYLREAQFKAQSLIPNSNMVSTNDLVEPYEVYNIHPRNKTAVGRRLSYLALNLTYGQKQIHCFGPQYKSWKAKGKEAWVSFDHLEMGICRNYDLRGFEVAGEDRVFHPADKVWLHWQTNEVVVSSEKVAAPVAVRYCFRDFLPGTMIGGNELPTVPFRTDDW, from the coding sequence ATGAGAAGTAAAGTTCTTGCATTCATTCTGCTTTGTTGTGCTGTCTCTATGGGTGCAAAAGTGAAACTGCCGGCCTTGATGGGCGACAACATGATTCTGCAACAACAAGCCGAAGTAAAGCTGTGGGGGGCGGCTGCACCGAAAGCTGAAGTACGTGTCACTCCTTCGTGGGACGGACAGACACGGACGTGCCGTGCCGACAAAGACGGCCGTTGGCTGCTCACCGTGAAAACCCCCGTGGCAGGATATACACCGTATGAAATCTGTTTTGACGACGGAGAGAAAACAACTTTGAAGAACATCCTCGTCGGTGAAGTCTGGCTTGCCTCTGGGCAGAGCAACATGGAGATGCCTCTGAAAGGCTTTGCCGGTTGCTGCACCCTGAACGGAGTGGACGACATCATCGCCTCCGCCGAGAACAAAGGCGTGCGCATGTTCACCGTGCCCAAGCATCAAGCGTACGAGCCGCAAACCGACTGCAAAAGCAGTTGGAAAGTCTCCTCAATAGAGACCGCACCCGATTTCGGCGCCACGGCCTACCACTTCGCCACTTCGCTGAGCCGTGCGCTCCGCATTCCCGTGGGCATCATCAACTCTTCCTATGGGGGCTCCACGGTGGAGGGATGGATAAACCGCGAGTTGCTGGAGACTTACCCGGACATTTCTCTGCATCGTGATTCCATTGAGAAACGGCATCCCATGCACCGCCCCATGTTGATGTACAATGCCATGCTGAAACCGCTTCAGAACTATACCATCAAAGGAATTATCTGGTATCAGGGCGAGTCGAACGTGGGACGCCACGACACCTATGCCGGACGCCTTGCCGACATGGTGAACCTCTGGCGCACGGAGTGGGGGCTGGGCAACATTCCTTTCTATTTCGTGGAGATTGCCCCTTATGCTTACGGAGAAGAGCAAGGACAAGCGGCGGCCTATCTGCGCGAAGCCCAGTTCAAAGCCCAAAGCCTGATTCCGAACAGCAACATGGTTTCTACCAACGACCTTGTAGAGCCGTATGAAGTCTATAATATCCATCCCCGTAACAAGACGGCAGTGGGGCGCCGCCTCAGCTATCTGGCACTGAACCTCACTTACGGACAGAAACAGATACATTGCTTCGGTCCCCAATACAAGTCGTGGAAAGCGAAAGGAAAAGAAGCATGGGTATCTTTCGACCACCTCGAAATGGGTATCTGTCGCAACTACGACCTTCGCGGTTTCGAAGTGGCGGGCGAAGACCGTGTGTTTCATCCGGCAGACAAGGTGTGGCTGCATTGGCAAACCAATGAGGTGGTGGTCTCTTCCGAAAAAGTTGCCGCTCCCGTTGCCGTGCGCTATTGTTTCCGCGACTTCCTGCCCGGCACGATGATTGGCGGGAACGAACTCCCCACCGTTCCGTTCCGCACGGATGATTGGTAA
- a CDS encoding DUF4982 domain-containing protein, with protein MSGIIMALLMAFPLFVHAQVRVRHTLEKGWKFTREDSRDFAAEAYDDRKWQSVAVPHDWAIYGPFSIHNDMQKVAITQDGQKEAMEHAGRTGGLPFVGAGWYRLKFEAPGFSLGKKATLIFDGAMSHARIYINGEEAGYQPYGYNSFYMDVTPYLKTEGKNTLAVRLENETESSRWYPGAGIYRNVHLVINEDAFIPTWGIQLTTPVVKREYAKICLNTRLNIPLHKAFSDYRIVTEVKDAKGRVMASDEKQGTKYDGGIFKQEFTVDAPSLWSPDSPTLYSAVSKIYEGSVLKDEYTTPFGIRSIEIIPDKGFYLNGERTSFKGVCNHHDLGPLGTIANEAGIRRQIRILKDMGCNAIRTSHNMPAPELIRACDEMGMMVMAETFDEWKAAKLQNGYHKLFDEWAEKDLVSLIHQYRNNPSIVMWCIGNEVSDQWNGDRGPKLSRFLQDICHREDSSRPVTQGMDAPDAVVKNNMAAVMDVAGFNYRPHKYQANYKKLPQQIILGSETASTVSSRGVYKFPVVRRSMQKYPDHQASSYDVEHCSWSNLPEDDFIQHDDLPYCIGEFVWTGFDYLGEPTPYYTDWPSHSSLFGIIDLAGLPKDRYYLYRSHWNKKEETLHILPHWNWEGREGEVTPVFVYTNYPSAELFINGKSQGRRTKDLSVTVDNSADSLSMSGFKRQQRYRLMWMDTKYEPGTVKVVAYDENGKAVAEKEIHTAGNPHHIELTPDRSQIKADGKDLSFVTVRVVDEQGNLCPLAENEISFKVKGAGSYRAGANGNPVSLESFQLPKMKVFSGMMTAIVASSETPGKITLEATAKGLAKGVLTIESK; from the coding sequence ATGAGCGGAATCATCATGGCCTTGCTGATGGCTTTCCCGCTGTTTGTCCACGCCCAAGTACGTGTCAGACATACGTTAGAGAAAGGATGGAAGTTTACCCGCGAAGACAGTCGAGACTTCGCCGCGGAAGCCTATGATGACAGGAAGTGGCAGTCTGTCGCCGTGCCCCACGACTGGGCCATATACGGACCTTTCAGTATCCATAACGACATGCAGAAGGTAGCCATTACGCAGGATGGACAGAAAGAAGCGATGGAACATGCCGGACGTACGGGAGGATTGCCTTTTGTAGGTGCAGGATGGTATCGTTTGAAATTCGAGGCTCCCGGTTTCTCTTTAGGTAAAAAGGCCACGCTTATCTTTGACGGCGCTATGAGCCATGCCCGCATATACATCAACGGAGAGGAAGCCGGTTATCAACCTTATGGCTACAACTCCTTTTATATGGATGTCACTCCCTATCTGAAGACGGAGGGTAAGAACACGCTGGCTGTCCGTCTGGAGAACGAGACCGAGTCTTCACGCTGGTATCCGGGAGCGGGAATTTACCGTAACGTGCATCTGGTTATCAATGAAGATGCTTTTATTCCCACATGGGGAATACAGCTTACTACACCGGTGGTGAAGAGGGAATATGCCAAGATTTGCCTGAATACCCGCCTGAACATTCCCTTGCATAAGGCTTTTTCGGACTACCGCATCGTCACCGAAGTGAAAGACGCGAAAGGCCGTGTAATGGCTTCCGACGAGAAGCAAGGTACAAAGTACGACGGTGGAATCTTTAAGCAGGAGTTTACGGTAGATGCTCCCTCCCTCTGGTCGCCCGACTCGCCGACGCTTTATTCGGCTGTCTCAAAGATTTATGAGGGCAGCGTGTTGAAAGATGAATATACCACTCCGTTCGGTATCCGTTCCATCGAAATCATTCCGGACAAAGGTTTTTATCTGAATGGAGAGCGCACTTCGTTCAAAGGGGTATGCAATCATCATGACTTGGGACCTTTGGGGACGATTGCCAACGAAGCCGGCATCCGTCGTCAGATTCGCATACTGAAAGACATGGGGTGTAATGCCATCCGCACTTCGCACAACATGCCTGCGCCGGAACTGATTCGCGCTTGCGACGAAATGGGCATGATGGTGATGGCCGAAACGTTTGACGAATGGAAAGCGGCAAAGTTGCAGAACGGTTATCACAAACTGTTCGACGAATGGGCGGAAAAAGACTTGGTGAGCCTGATTCACCAATACCGCAACAATCCGAGCATTGTGATGTGGTGCATAGGCAACGAAGTGTCCGACCAATGGAATGGCGACCGGGGGCCGAAGTTATCCCGCTTCTTGCAGGACATCTGCCACCGTGAAGACTCTTCGCGACCTGTGACGCAAGGCATGGATGCCCCCGATGCCGTGGTGAAAAACAATATGGCCGCCGTGATGGATGTGGCCGGATTCAACTACCGTCCTCACAAGTATCAGGCGAACTACAAGAAACTGCCGCAACAGATTATTCTGGGCAGCGAGACTGCCTCGACGGTCAGTTCGCGAGGCGTATATAAGTTTCCGGTGGTTCGCCGCTCCATGCAGAAGTACCCCGACCATCAGGCATCTTCCTACGACGTGGAGCATTGCTCATGGTCGAACCTGCCCGAAGACGATTTCATACAGCACGACGACCTGCCCTATTGCATCGGCGAGTTCGTATGGACCGGTTTCGATTATCTGGGGGAGCCTACTCCTTATTATACCGATTGGCCCAGCCACTCTTCCTTGTTCGGCATCATCGACCTTGCCGGCTTGCCCAAAGACCGCTATTATCTCTATCGCAGCCATTGGAACAAGAAAGAGGAGACCCTCCACATCCTGCCCCACTGGAATTGGGAAGGGCGCGAAGGCGAAGTGACACCGGTGTTCGTATATACCAACTATCCGTCGGCCGAACTCTTCATCAACGGCAAGAGTCAGGGCAGACGCACGAAGGACTTGTCCGTCACGGTCGACAACAGTGCGGATTCTCTTTCCATGTCCGGCTTCAAACGCCAACAGCGTTATCGGCTAATGTGGATGGACACGAAGTACGAGCCGGGTACGGTAAAGGTCGTTGCCTATGATGAAAACGGCAAAGCCGTGGCCGAGAAAGAGATACATACCGCCGGAAATCCCCATCACATCGAATTGACGCCCGACCGCTCGCAGATTAAAGCCGACGGAAAGGATTTGTCTTTTGTCACCGTCCGTGTGGTGGATGAGCAGGGCAACCTCTGTCCGCTGGCTGAGAACGAGATAAGCTTCAAGGTGAAAGGCGCCGGCAGCTACCGTGCGGGAGCTAACGGCAACCCCGTTTCGCTCGAATCTTTCCAACTTCCCAAGATGAAGGTTTTCAGTGGAATGATGACCGCCATTGTTGCTTCTTCCGAAACGCCGGGAAAGATTACACTGGAAGCCACCGCCAAAGGATTGGCGAAAGGTGTGCTGACGATTGAAAGTAAATAA
- a CDS encoding family 20 glycosylhydrolase: MKTLFKLAGMLAMTGVLSSCSNVKKTTADYRIVPLPQEITQSTDGSFELNRSVKIIYPENNEAMRRNAGYLADYLKKATGTDHTVEAGTGGKGNILLALGLASENPEAYKLEVATDGVTITGASEAAVFYGIQTLRKSIPVEANSVPVLAAVEINDYPRFGYRGAHMDVSRHFFTVDEVKTFIDMMALHNMNRLHWHLTEDQGWRLEIKKYPLLTEIGSKRKETVIGRNSGEYDGKPYEGFYTQEEAREIVAYAAERYITVIPEIDLPGHMQAALASYPHLGCTGGPYEVWTQWGVSEDVLCAGNDSVLTFIDDVLSEVMEIFPSDYIHIGGDECPKVRWQSCPKCQARIKALGIKGDSKHSKEEYLQSFIINHAEKFLNDHGRRIIGWDEILEGGLAPNATVMSWRGEAGGIEAARQKHDVIMTPNTYLYFDYYQSKDTENEPLAIGGYLPIERVYSYEPMPASLTADEQKHIVGVQANHWTEYIPTFSQLQYMALPRWAALAEVQWTNPEKKNYECFLDRLTRLVKIYKAEGYNYATHVFDVKADFNIDPSGEAINVSMLTIDKAPIHYTLDGTEPTAASAVADSVLAIKQSCVFKALAVRETGNSRMLTEELTFSKSTAKPIVAKQPVNDQYRFNGITTLVDGLRGNGNYKTGKWIAFHNNDMDVVIDLLRPTEISTVSLTTCVEKGDWIFDARNFIVEVSDDGNNFTRLSAGEFPAMKESDPNGLHEHKATFNPTTTRYVHVVASSEKSIPAWHGGKGKPAFLFVDEIVIE, from the coding sequence ATGAAAACTTTATTTAAACTGGCAGGGATGCTGGCTATGACCGGAGTATTGTCTTCTTGCAGTAATGTGAAGAAGACAACGGCAGATTATCGCATCGTTCCTTTACCACAGGAAATAACCCAAAGTACCGACGGAAGTTTCGAACTTAACCGTAGTGTAAAAATCATCTATCCCGAGAACAACGAGGCAATGCGCCGCAATGCCGGCTACCTTGCCGATTATCTGAAAAAAGCTACCGGAACGGATCATACCGTTGAAGCCGGAACCGGGGGCAAAGGAAACATCCTGCTCGCATTGGGATTGGCTTCTGAAAATCCGGAGGCTTACAAACTTGAGGTGGCAACCGATGGCGTGACAATCACCGGAGCAAGTGAGGCCGCCGTATTCTATGGCATCCAGACGTTGCGCAAATCCATCCCCGTGGAGGCCAACAGCGTGCCGGTGCTCGCAGCCGTAGAAATCAACGACTACCCGCGCTTCGGCTATCGTGGTGCGCACATGGACGTCAGCCGCCACTTCTTTACGGTGGATGAGGTAAAAACCTTTATCGACATGATGGCTCTCCACAACATGAACCGTCTGCATTGGCACCTCACCGAAGATCAGGGTTGGCGATTGGAAATCAAGAAATATCCGTTGCTCACCGAGATAGGTTCCAAACGCAAGGAAACCGTCATCGGACGAAACTCCGGCGAGTATGACGGCAAGCCCTACGAAGGTTTCTATACCCAGGAGGAAGCGCGTGAAATCGTTGCCTATGCTGCCGAAAGATACATCACCGTCATCCCCGAAATAGACCTTCCCGGACATATGCAGGCCGCATTGGCCTCCTATCCGCATTTGGGATGTACCGGTGGCCCGTATGAAGTATGGACACAATGGGGCGTATCGGAAGACGTGCTGTGCGCCGGAAACGACAGCGTGCTGACGTTCATCGACGATGTACTGTCTGAAGTAATGGAAATCTTCCCGTCGGACTACATCCACATAGGCGGTGACGAATGCCCGAAGGTGAGATGGCAGTCCTGTCCCAAGTGTCAGGCGCGTATTAAGGCATTGGGTATCAAGGGCGACTCCAAGCACAGCAAAGAAGAATATCTGCAGAGCTTCATCATCAACCATGCCGAGAAATTCCTGAACGACCACGGGCGCCGAATCATTGGCTGGGACGAGATACTGGAAGGCGGATTGGCACCGAACGCCACCGTGATGTCGTGGCGTGGTGAAGCGGGAGGCATCGAAGCTGCCCGTCAGAAGCACGATGTCATCATGACGCCCAACACCTATCTTTACTTTGACTATTATCAGAGCAAAGACACTGAAAACGAACCGTTGGCCATCGGCGGATACCTCCCCATAGAGCGGGTATACAGCTACGAACCGATGCCTGCCTCGTTGACCGCCGATGAGCAAAAACATATCGTTGGTGTGCAGGCCAATCATTGGACGGAATACATTCCTACTTTCTCTCAACTGCAATACATGGCTTTGCCCCGTTGGGCAGCCTTGGCCGAAGTGCAGTGGACAAATCCGGAAAAGAAAAACTATGAGTGTTTCCTTGATCGCCTGACAAGACTCGTCAAGATATATAAGGCCGAAGGTTACAACTACGCCACACATGTTTTCGATGTGAAAGCCGATTTCAACATTGACCCGAGCGGCGAGGCCATAAACGTGAGCATGCTCACCATCGACAAAGCTCCCATACATTATACATTGGACGGAACAGAGCCTACAGCCGCTTCGGCCGTGGCCGATTCCGTACTTGCAATCAAGCAGAGCTGCGTGTTCAAGGCACTTGCCGTCCGCGAAACGGGCAACAGCCGCATGCTGACCGAAGAACTTACTTTCAGTAAGTCTACGGCCAAGCCTATTGTGGCCAAACAGCCCGTGAATGACCAATATCGCTTCAACGGCATCACCACTTTGGTGGACGGACTGAGAGGTAACGGCAACTACAAGACCGGCAAGTGGATTGCATTCCACAACAACGATATGGATGTGGTCATCGACTTGTTGCGACCTACAGAAATCTCAACCGTATCTCTCACTACGTGTGTGGAGAAAGGTGATTGGATATTCGATGCCCGCAACTTCATTGTAGAAGTTTCGGACGATGGCAACAACTTCACCCGGCTGTCCGCCGGAGAATTTCCCGCCATGAAGGAAAGCGACCCCAACGGACTTCACGAACATAAAGCAACCTTCAATCCCACGACGACCCGCTATGTACACGTGGTGGCCTCTTCCGAGAAGAGCATACCCGCTTGGCACGGTGGAAAGGGTAAACCCGCTTTCTTGTTCGTAGATGAAATTGTAATCGAATAA
- a CDS encoding DUF6078 family protein, with translation MNTEFDYSLVPENYIHCFKADCRNGENCLHRLVALHAPKEVVVRLGRLKFHLSREALTKSFTPSPLL, from the coding sequence ATGAATACAGAATTTGATTACAGTCTTGTTCCCGAAAACTATATTCACTGCTTCAAAGCCGACTGCCGGAACGGTGAAAACTGCCTGCATCGCCTTGTTGCTCTCCATGCTCCAAAAGAGGTCGTCGTACGGCTGGGTAGACTGAAGTTTCACCTTTCTCGTGAGGCCTTGACTAAAAGTTTCACCCCCTCCCCGTTACTATGA
- the proC gene encoding pyrroline-5-carboxylate reductase has protein sequence MKVAIIGAGNIGGAIARGMAKGSIVPAGNITVADPSQEKLDKLQAEYTSLHVTTANREAADKADMIILAVKPWQAEPVIKGLQIAPDTLFVSVAAGITCERLAKYIGNNRQTLFRLIPNTAISEMQSMTLISSHNASAEQEQLMLDIFNEMGLAMLLPEEKMAAATAMTSCGIAYVLKYIQAAMQAGIELGIYPKDGMKMVAQSVKGAAELILNNDTHPGVEIDKVCTPGGITIRGINELEHEGFTSAVIKAIKKSV, from the coding sequence ATGAAAGTAGCGATCATCGGAGCCGGAAACATAGGGGGAGCCATCGCCCGAGGCATGGCAAAGGGTAGCATCGTCCCCGCCGGAAACATCACCGTGGCAGACCCCTCGCAAGAGAAATTAGACAAATTGCAGGCGGAATACACTTCCCTGCATGTGACAACCGCCAACCGTGAAGCCGCGGACAAGGCCGACATGATAATCCTTGCCGTGAAGCCGTGGCAGGCGGAACCCGTGATAAAGGGATTGCAAATAGCACCGGATACCCTTTTCGTATCGGTGGCGGCAGGCATCACATGCGAACGGCTGGCAAAATACATCGGGAACAATAGGCAGACGCTGTTCCGCCTCATCCCCAACACCGCCATCAGCGAGATGCAGAGCATGACGCTTATCAGCAGCCACAACGCCTCCGCCGAACAGGAGCAACTGATGCTGGACATCTTCAACGAGATGGGACTAGCCATGCTGCTGCCTGAAGAGAAGATGGCTGCCGCCACAGCCATGACCTCCTGCGGCATAGCCTATGTGCTGAAGTACATTCAGGCAGCCATGCAGGCAGGCATCGAGCTGGGCATCTATCCCAAAGACGGCATGAAGATGGTGGCGCAGTCAGTGAAAGGCGCGGCAGAGCTGATTCTTAACAACGATACGCACCCCGGCGTGGAAATAGACAAGGTGTGCACGCCCGGCGGCATCACCATACGGGGCATCAACGAGCTGGAGCACGAAGGATTCACCTCGGCCGTGATAAAAGCAATCAAGAAGAGTGTCTGA